One window of the Benincasa hispida cultivar B227 chromosome 3, ASM972705v1, whole genome shotgun sequence genome contains the following:
- the LOC120074521 gene encoding fructokinase-like 2, chloroplastic, which translates to MFMASSFSQLLLIPRCESSWSIRYYPSLNLNQHQDLRLHNKWAVTAISKKKISESLAQEGLNDEEIAKKKTKTPRRTTKRTRKKTSEDTLDLKSELVSSMNETEVEESIVSVEDSKPTSRMSRSKAASTSTSVEGNKPETKTRRGRKSKKKDTSVDLQFSKSEISDGENSLLIGNDVDGSDEELDIGIDEGDDVSVTYSWPPLVCCFGAAHHAFVPSGRPANRLLDYEIQDRMKDALWAPEKFVRAPGGSAGSVAIALSSLGGKVAFMGKLGDDDYGQAMLYYMNVNNVQTRSVRVDSKRATAMSQMKIGKRGRLKMTCIKSSAEDSLSKSEINIDVLKEAKMFYFGTHSLLDQNMRSTTMKAIKIARKLGGVIFYDLNLPLPLWHSSDETKEFIQQVWNLADIIEVTKQELEFLCGIQPSEEFDTRNNDSSKFVHYEPEVIKPLWHENLKVLFVTNGTSKIHYYTEEHDGSILGMEDAPVTPFTSDMSASGDGIVAALMRMLSVQPHLITDKGYLEHSIKYAINCGVIDQWLLGRIRGYPPNDDTEEVTADENGIRSISEVEFRTVATVS; encoded by the exons ATGTTTAtggcttcttctttttctcagcTTCTTCTTATTCCCAG ATGCGAGTCAAGTTGGTCAATTCGGTACTACCCATCCCTCAACTTAAACCAACATCAGGATCTTAGACTACATAATAAGTGGGCTGTTACAGCTATTTCTAAGAAGAAAATTTCAGAAAGCTTAGCTCAAGAGGGACTCAATGACGAGGAGATCGCAAAAAAGAAGACTAAAACACCTAGACGCACCACCAAAAGGACTAGAAAGAAAACGTCAGAAGATACTCTGGACCTAAAAAGTGAATTAGTATCTTCAATGAATGAGACCGAAGTTGAGGAAAGCATTGTTTCTGTTGAAGATTCTAAGCCGACCTCGAGAATGTCTCGAAGCAAAG CTGCATCGACCTCAACTAGCGTGGAGGGCAATAAACCTGAGACGAAGACAAGGCGAGGGAGGAAGTCAAAGAAGAAGGATACTAGTGTAGACCTTCAGTTTAGTAAATCAGAAATTAGTGATGGTGAAAATtccttactcattgggaatgatgttgATGGAAGTGATGAGGAATTGGATATCGGTATTGATGAGGGAGATGATGTAAGTGTCACATACAGTTGGCCTCCTCTTGTTTGTTGCTTTGGAGCTGCACACCATGCTTTTGTGCCTTCAGGAAGGCCAGCAAACAGACTTCTCGATTATGAAATTCAGGACAGAATGAAAGATGCATTATGGGCCCCAGAAAAGTTTGTTAGGGCACCTGGAGGTTCTGCAGGAAGTGTTGCAATTGCGCTTTCAAGCTTAGGTGGAAAAGTAGCTTTTATGGGAAAACTTGGGGATGATGACTATGGTCAGGCCATGTTGTATTATATGAATGTGAACAATGTTCAGACTCGATCAGTTCGGGTTGACAGTAAGCGGGCAACAGCTATGTCACAGATGAAAATTGGCAAGAGGGGTCGCTTGAAAATGACTTGCATCAAATCTAGTGCAGAGGATTCTTTGTCAAAGTCAGAGATCAACATAGATGTGTTAAAGGAG GCTAAAATGTTTTACTTCGGCACACATTCCCTCCTTGATCAAAATATGAGATCAACTACAATGAAAGCCATTAAAATAGCCAGAAAGTTGGGGGGCGTCATTTTTTACGATTTGAACCTTCCTTTACCTCTCTGGCACTCGTCTGATGAAACAAAAGAGTTCATACAGCAAGTATGGAATCTTGCAGATATTATTGAGGTCACGAAGCAAGAGCTTGAGTTCCTTTGTGGGATCCAGCCATCAGAGGAATTTGACACCAGAAACAATGATAGTTCAAAATTTGTCCACTATGAACCAGAAGTTATTAAGCCACTTTGGCATGAGAATCTCAAGGTCTTGTTTGTGACTAATGGAACTTCTAAAATACACTACTATACAGAGGAGCATGATGGTTCTATTCTTGGAATGGAGGATGCCCCAGTTACCCCTTTCACTTCTGATATGTCAGCATCAGGAGATGGCATCGTTGCAG CTCTAATGAGAATGTTATCAGTTCAGCCCCATCTGATTACTGACAAGGGATACTTAGAACACTCAATAAAGTATGCAATCAATTGTGGCGTAATCGACCAATGGTTACTTGGACGAATACGTGGCTATCCTCCTAATGATGACACAGAGGAAGTGACCGCTGACGAAAATGGCATACGGTCTATATCAGAAGTGGAATTCCGCACAGTTGCTACTGTAagttaa
- the LOC120073369 gene encoding LOW QUALITY PROTEIN: adenylosuccinate synthetase, chloroplastic (The sequence of the model RefSeq protein was modified relative to this genomic sequence to represent the inferred CDS: inserted 3 bases in 3 codons) codes for MNISSLAFEPTLFSAANXPSPACRRPXSARHPALVVCSSTKPAAAVSSSVSVPDSARKDGLKRIGELSQVXGVLGCQWGDEGKGKLVDILAQHFEIVARCQGGANAGHTIYNAEGKKFALHLIPSGILNEDTLCVIGNGVVVHVPGFFEEIDRLEASGVSCKGRILVSDRAHLLFDFHQEVDGLREAELAKSFIGTTRRGIGPCYSSKVIRNGIRVGDLRHLDTLPQKLDLLLSDAASRFKDFNYTPEILKEEVEKYKRYAERLEPFITDTVYFINEAISANKKILVEGGQATMLDIDFGTYPFVTSSSPSAGGICTGLGIAPKVVGDLIGVVKAYTTRVGSGPFPTEILGKGGDLLRFAGQEFGTTTGRPRRCGWLDIVALKYCCQINGFSSLNLTKLDVLSELSEIQVGVSYWAPDGTPVKSFPADLSLLEQIKVEYETMPGWMCDISSIRDYSDLPKAAKDYISRIEELVGIPVHYIGVGPGRDALLYK; via the exons ATGAACATCTCTTCTCTTGCTTTTGAGCCCACTCTTTTCTCCGCCGCCA CGCCGTCGCCAGCCTGCCGGAGAC TTTCTGCGCGTCATCCTGCCCTCGTCGTTTGCTCATCTACAAAGCCCGCGGCGGCTGTTAGTTCGTCTGTGAGTGTGCCGGACTCGGCGAGGAAGGATGGACTGAAACGAATTGGGGAGCTGAGTCAAG TCGGGGTGTTGGGTTGCCAGTGGGGTGATGAAGGTAAAGGTAAACTCGTTGACATCTTGGCCCAGCACTTCGAAATCGTCGCTCGCTGTCAG GGTGGGGCTAATGCCGGGCACACTATATATAATGCAGAAGGGAAGAAATTTGCTCTTCATCTCATTCCCTCAGGGATCCTAAATGAGGATACGTTATGTGTTATTGGAAATGGAGTTGTGGTGCACGTGCCTGGCTTCTTTGAAGAGATCGACCGTCTAGAAGCAAGTGGAGTCTCATGCAAGGGAAGGATCTTGGTGTCTGATCGAGCTCATCTGTTATTTGATTTCCATCAGGAGGTGGATGGTCTAAGAGAAGCTGAGTTAGCTAAATCTTTCATTGGAACAACCAGGAGAGGGATTGGACCTTGTTACTCCAGTAAAGTGATTAGAAATGGTATTAGAGTAGGTGATTTGAGGCACTTAGACACTCTTCCTCAGAAGTTGGACCTTCTACTCTCGGATGCTGCTTCGAGATTTAAGGATTTTAACTATACCCCAGAAATTCTGAAGGAAGAAGTTGAAAAGTACAAAAGATATGCTGAGAGATTGGAACCATTTATCACTGACACTGTGTATTTCATAAATGAAGCCATCTCTGCAAATAAGAAGATTTTGGTTGAAGGTGGTCAAGCAACTATGCTTGACATTGACTTTGGAACTTATCCTTTTGTAACTTCCTCCAGCCCTTCAGCAGGTGGAATTTGCACCGGTCTTGGCATTGCTCCGAAAGTTGTGGGTGATCTTATCGGAGTG GTGAAGGCATACACAACTAGAGTTGGTTCTGGCCCTTTTCCTACTGAGATCTTGGGAAAGGGAGGTGACCTACTTAGGTTTGCTGGTCAAGAATTTGGTACCACAACTGGTCGTCCTCGTCGTTGTGGTTGGCTTGATATAGTTGCACTAAAATATTGCTGTCAGATTAATGGCTTCTCTTCTCTGAATCTTACGAAACTTGACGTTCTCTCAGAACTTTCTGAGATACAAGTGGGAGTTTCTTATTGGGCACCTGATGGAACACCAGTCAAATCATTTCCCGCAGATCTTAGTCTTCTTGAACAAATAAAG GTGGAATATGAAACAATGCCTGGATGGATGTGTGATATCTCTTCAATAAGAGATTATTCTGACCTTCCCAAGGCTGCAAAAGATTATATATCAAGGATTGAAGAACTTGTGGGCATACCCGTCCATTACATTGGTGTCGGTCCAGGCCGTGATGCTCTATTATACAAATGA